From a region of the Pseudanabaena sp. ABRG5-3 genome:
- a CDS encoding DUF29 domain-containing protein — protein sequence MTAKLYDTDFYAWTLEQSQLLQSGDWKSVDIVHLVEEIESLGKQEKRELENRLGVLIGHLLKWIYQPSMRSRSWQVTIRVQRQQLQRHIQQNPSLKSYLSEAIAVGYDLGLELFFKETQLIDQDLPEVCPFTEEQIFNPTFPEV from the coding sequence ATGACAGCCAAACTGTACGATACAGATTTTTATGCTTGGACTTTGGAGCAGTCTCAACTGTTGCAGTCTGGGGACTGGAAGTCAGTGGATATTGTGCATCTGGTTGAGGAAATTGAATCTTTGGGCAAACAAGAAAAACGTGAGTTGGAAAATCGTCTTGGGGTTTTAATTGGGCATTTGTTGAAGTGGATTTATCAGCCCAGTATGCGAAGTCGCAGTTGGCAGGTGACAATTCGTGTACAAAGACAACAGCTACAAAGACATATTCAACAAAATCCTAGCTTGAAGTCTTACCTATCAGAGGCGATCGCCGTTGGCTATGATCTGGGGTTAGAATTATTTTTTAAGGAAACTCAACTAATCGATCAAGACTTACCTGAAGTTTGTCCATTTACAGAAGAACAGATTTTTAATCCTACTTTTCCTGAAGTATAA
- a CDS encoding J domain-containing protein produces MHLSECYRLLGVPRNATLDDIKVAYRRLARKYHPDVNQNDPTAADKFRLVQEAYKMLKDADKGDLEKELFSKNVATRSQANSAPPPPPPKNYSKPPQPHPKIKIEVKQVNNKVDPISSNPELKLKLDMLRRVQDLLKQKKYVVAIAVVEGMSERFPNTPEVIHWQAVTYHRWSSELILNGKLREAEIYLNKALTTDPKNRELAFEVNRDLERVQLLKNKK; encoded by the coding sequence ATGCACCTATCCGAATGCTATCGACTTTTAGGAGTTCCCCGCAATGCAACCTTAGATGATATTAAGGTCGCCTACCGTCGTTTAGCACGTAAGTATCACCCTGACGTTAATCAGAACGATCCTACCGCCGCCGATAAGTTTCGCCTTGTCCAAGAAGCTTACAAAATGCTCAAAGATGCGGATAAGGGAGATTTAGAAAAAGAACTGTTTTCTAAAAATGTTGCTACGCGATCGCAAGCTAACTCTGCCCCACCACCTCCTCCTCCAAAAAACTACAGTAAGCCACCTCAACCCCATCCCAAAATCAAAATTGAGGTGAAGCAGGTTAATAATAAAGTTGATCCGATTAGTAGCAATCCAGAGTTAAAACTAAAGCTGGATATGTTGCGGCGTGTGCAGGATTTGCTGAAGCAAAAAAAATATGTTGTAGCGATCGCCGTTGTAGAAGGAATGAGCGAGAGATTCCCCAATACGCCAGAGGTTATCCATTGGCAAGCGGTAACTTATCATCGTTGGAGTAGTGAGTTAATTTTGAATGGGAAGTTACGCGAAGCAGAAATCTATCTCAATAAAGCACTAACCACCGATCCTAAAAATCGGGAATTAGCGTTTGAAGTGAATCGTGACCTAGAACGAGTCCAATTACTCAAAAATAAAAAATAG
- the typA gene encoding translational GTPase TypA — MSLPIRNVAIIAHVDHGKTTLVDALLRQSGAFREGEALVECVMDSNDLERERGITILSKNTAVKYKDTLINIVDTPGHADFGGEVERVLGMVEGCLLIVDANEGPMPQTRFVLKKALEKGLRPLVVINKIDREFADPHVAVSKVLDLFLELGADDDQCDFPYLFASGMGGFAKEKLEDEGTDMKPLFEAILHHVSPPVGNPDKPLQLQVTTLDYSEYLGRIVIGKIHNGTITAGQQAALITEDGSIVKGKITKLLGFDGLKRVEMQTSSAGNIVAVAGFATANIGETITCPNEPLALPMIKVDEPTLQMTFCVNDSPFVGQEGKLVTTRQVRDRLLRELETNVALRVTEDPESPDRFAVAGRGELHLGILIETMRREGYEFQVTQPQVIYREINGQKCEPYEALVLDVPEDAVGGCIERLGQRRAEMIDMQMSSTGRSQLEFVVPARGLIGFRGDFMRATRGAGIMNHSFLDYRPAAGEISARRNGVLISFEEGVATEFSLKNAEDRGVFFIKPGTKVYKGMIIGENNRPQDMELNVCKSKQLTNMRAAGADDIVQLQAPIEMSLERALEYIGPDEILEVTPESIRLRKMTKKFAKR, encoded by the coding sequence ATGTCTCTCCCCATCCGCAACGTCGCCATCATCGCCCACGTCGATCACGGCAAAACCACTCTAGTAGACGCACTTCTCAGACAGTCTGGCGCTTTTCGCGAAGGTGAAGCCCTTGTCGAATGCGTGATGGACTCCAACGACCTAGAGCGTGAACGCGGCATTACCATTCTTTCTAAAAATACTGCGGTTAAATACAAAGATACGCTGATCAACATTGTTGACACCCCCGGACACGCGGACTTTGGTGGCGAAGTTGAGCGCGTACTTGGCATGGTCGAAGGTTGTTTGCTGATCGTTGATGCCAACGAAGGTCCTATGCCCCAAACTCGCTTTGTGTTGAAAAAAGCGCTGGAAAAAGGCTTGCGACCTTTAGTCGTTATTAATAAGATCGATCGCGAATTTGCTGATCCCCACGTTGCTGTCAGCAAAGTTCTTGATCTATTCCTCGAACTCGGTGCAGATGATGATCAATGCGACTTCCCTTACCTATTTGCTTCAGGCATGGGTGGCTTTGCTAAGGAGAAACTCGAAGATGAAGGCACAGATATGAAGCCTTTGTTTGAAGCAATCCTGCATCACGTATCTCCTCCTGTGGGCAATCCTGACAAGCCTTTGCAATTGCAAGTTACCACCCTTGACTATTCCGAATATCTCGGTCGGATTGTGATCGGCAAAATCCACAACGGCACGATTACTGCGGGACAGCAAGCTGCTCTGATCACGGAAGATGGCTCGATCGTTAAAGGTAAAATCACCAAACTCTTAGGATTTGATGGTTTAAAGCGTGTGGAGATGCAAACCTCATCCGCAGGTAACATTGTGGCGGTTGCAGGTTTTGCCACTGCCAATATTGGCGAAACCATTACCTGTCCTAATGAGCCTCTGGCACTACCAATGATCAAAGTGGATGAACCCACTTTGCAGATGACCTTCTGCGTTAATGACTCGCCCTTTGTTGGTCAAGAAGGCAAATTAGTCACCACCCGTCAAGTACGCGATCGCCTATTGCGCGAACTCGAAACCAACGTAGCGCTACGTGTCACCGAAGATCCTGAATCCCCTGATCGCTTTGCGGTCGCTGGACGTGGTGAATTGCACTTGGGTATTTTGATCGAAACCATGCGTCGTGAAGGCTATGAGTTCCAAGTAACTCAGCCTCAAGTTATTTACCGCGAAATCAATGGTCAAAAGTGCGAACCCTACGAAGCTCTAGTTCTGGATGTGCCTGAAGATGCCGTCGGTGGATGTATCGAGCGTCTTGGTCAACGTCGCGCCGAAATGATCGATATGCAAATGTCTAGTACTGGACGCTCTCAGCTAGAATTCGTCGTTCCTGCTCGTGGCTTGATTGGCTTCCGTGGTGACTTCATGCGTGCAACCCGTGGCGCTGGCATCATGAACCACAGCTTCCTTGATTACCGTCCTGCGGCTGGCGAGATTAGCGCTCGTCGGAATGGCGTACTGATCTCCTTTGAAGAAGGCGTGGCAACTGAGTTCTCCTTGAAGAATGCAGAAGATCGTGGTGTGTTCTTCATTAAACCCGGTACGAAGGTTTATAAGGGCATGATCATTGGCGAAAATAATCGTCCTCAGGATATGGAACTAAACGTCTGTAAGAGCAAGCAGCTTACTAATATGCGTGCGGCTGGTGCTGATGACATTGTGCAGTTGCAAGCCCCGATCGAAATGAGCCTCGAACGCGCCTTGGAATACATTGGTCCCGATGAAATTCTTGAGGTCACTCCTGAATCAATTCGTTTACGCAAAATGACCAAGAAATTTGCCAAGCGCTAA
- the rseP gene encoding RIP metalloprotease RseP, translated as MSALPAIAVLAILILVHELGHFMAARVQGIHVNRFSIGFGPVLWKYQGKQTEYALRAIPLGGYVGFPDDDEDSDIPPNDPNLMKNRPIVDRAIVISAGVIANFVFAYLVLLVMTLSVGIGTVDQPGVRITKILEPNAPAAVSGLRSGDVILAANGTKFDTSLTTLDRFQSLIAKNANQTVDLQVMRDGKMLQVPILPDGESGKGRIGVRLDFTGKPHRRAVHNIGEAIDNATQSFERLVVMTVQGLKQLATNFQNTASQLSGPVAIVAMGSELVKSDAAALFDFTAIISINLAIINILPLPALDGGQLVFLAIEALRGGKPLPEELQNNVMQGGLVILLGLGVVMIFKDSFNLLQQSGLSPL; from the coding sequence ATGTCTGCATTGCCTGCAATTGCTGTACTTGCGATTCTGATATTGGTTCATGAACTCGGACACTTTATGGCTGCCCGTGTACAGGGTATTCATGTAAATCGGTTTTCGATTGGTTTTGGCCCCGTGCTGTGGAAATATCAGGGCAAGCAAACGGAATATGCGCTGCGGGCAATTCCCCTTGGTGGTTATGTGGGCTTTCCCGATGATGACGAAGATAGCGATATTCCACCTAATGATCCCAACTTGATGAAAAATCGCCCCATCGTTGATCGCGCGATCGTGATCAGTGCAGGGGTCATCGCTAACTTTGTATTTGCCTATCTAGTTTTATTAGTCATGACCCTGAGCGTTGGTATCGGCACGGTCGATCAACCGGGGGTAAGAATCACTAAAATACTCGAACCAAATGCACCTGCGGCAGTTTCAGGATTGCGCTCTGGCGATGTTATCTTGGCGGCTAACGGGACAAAATTTGACACCAGTTTGACCACCTTGGATCGCTTTCAGTCCTTGATTGCCAAAAATGCTAATCAAACCGTAGATTTGCAGGTAATGCGTGATGGCAAAATGCTGCAAGTACCCATCTTGCCTGATGGTGAATCTGGTAAAGGCAGAATCGGGGTCAGACTGGACTTTACAGGCAAGCCCCATCGTCGCGCTGTCCATAATATTGGTGAAGCAATTGATAATGCGACCCAAAGTTTTGAGCGCTTAGTTGTGATGACTGTTCAAGGTTTAAAACAACTTGCTACCAATTTCCAAAATACGGCTTCACAATTATCGGGTCCTGTAGCGATCGTGGCGATGGGTTCAGAATTAGTTAAATCTGACGCAGCCGCATTATTTGATTTCACGGCAATCATTAGTATTAACCTCGCGATTATTAATATTTTGCCTTTACCTGCTCTCGATGGTGGTCAATTAGTATTTTTAGCGATCGAGGCATTGCGCGGTGGTAAGCCCTTACCCGAAGAGTTACAAAATAATGTCATGCAGGGCGGCTTGGTAATTCTGCTGGGATTAGGTGTCGTGATGATTTTCAAAGACTCCTTTAATTTGCTGCAACAGAGTGGGTTAAGTCCTTTGTAG
- a CDS encoding DoxX family protein — MNNTIRLAASISRLILSSDSAPISLTQGALLLLRVVLGTVMIHNGFDKLADISGFAEAYVEVIGLPFPIFFAYCAAITEVVASPLLALGFLTRPAALGLFTTMLVATYHHILVGGFSIPSIELSSIYAASFAFFVIYGGGKYAIDTLIAKLLGKALSGDSEADTTTQTVKVTISNK; from the coding sequence ATGAACAACACGATTCGCCTTGCTGCTTCAATTAGTCGCCTAATTCTCAGTTCAGACTCCGCGCCAATTTCTTTAACACAGGGAGCATTGCTTTTGCTGCGGGTTGTGTTGGGGACGGTCATGATCCATAACGGGTTCGATAAACTAGCAGATATTTCTGGTTTTGCCGAAGCCTATGTAGAAGTAATTGGTCTACCATTTCCGATCTTTTTTGCTTATTGTGCCGCCATTACTGAAGTTGTTGCCTCACCTTTATTAGCTTTAGGCTTTTTGACTAGACCTGCTGCTTTGGGACTATTTACAACAATGTTAGTAGCAACCTATCACCATATTTTGGTTGGTGGCTTTTCGATTCCATCGATTGAGCTATCCTCGATTTATGCCGCATCCTTTGCTTTCTTTGTCATTTATGGTGGTGGCAAATATGCGATCGATACTTTGATTGCGAAGTTACTCGGTAAGGCATTATCAGGCGATTCAGAAGCAGATACAACTACACAAACTGTAAAAGTTACTATTTCCAACAAATAA